A section of the Citrus sinensis cultivar Valencia sweet orange chromosome 8, DVS_A1.0, whole genome shotgun sequence genome encodes:
- the LOC102625383 gene encoding F-box/kelch-repeat protein At3g23880-like, which translates to MSDCLPADVLADIFFRLPAKTVLDCRCVCKFWRSVISNSSFLCDYNRLSFNNKYNTRLILSRYDDTRKREEIMTLHDDDESFAEHFEEFEFPFDHGLSNYLLIGFSCGLVCFLESSKAENLPESILIWNPSVGYSFKTFPIEPPVSKIYRPYSANGPYVRSSEGKPIVSCFAFGFDPRSFDYKVVRIVYDCLDSKRVIEIVDVFALSTGEWHNITASAPPYVIKESSATAYVNGAIHWIGYYDASHVERLVSRLIIAVFDLHDEVFKEIKLPSEMMKEAIGVGHDDRQKISIGVVRNSLALLHYHSNSRNDMSIFYGCTVWVMNEYGAMESWARLFNIHFVAGVGKILGIRRNGDILVVAAQNWELCSVNLGSRPAENLNFIGHRPTKNLNIHGAHSSFYTETFMECLVIYKKVNGVPTMSTNSAATTSTQALCVGTSRG; encoded by the coding sequence atgtcagATTGCTTACCAGCGGATGTTCTTGCCGACATCTTCTTCAGACTGCCCGCCAAAACGGTGTTAGATTGCAGGTGCGTATGCAAATTTTGGCGCTCTGTGATCAGCAACTCTAGTTTCCTTTGTGATTACAACCGCCTCTCCTTCAATAACAAATATAACACCCGCTTAATTCTAAGTCGCTATGATGATACTCgtaaaagagaagaaattatGACATTACACGATGATGATGAGTCATTTGCTGAGcattttgaagaatttgaattccCATTTGATCACGGGCTTTCCAATTATTTGCTTATTGGTTTTAGTTGTGGGTTAGTGTGTTTTCTTGAGAGTTCCAAGGCTGAAAATTTGCCGGAATCAATACTTATTTGGAACCCTTCTGTTGGGTactctttcaaaacattcCCAATTGAGCCCCCAGTGAGTAAAATTTATCGACCTTACTCTGCTAACGGTCCTTATGTTAGGTCTTCGGAGGGGAAACCTATTGTCTCTTGCTTTGCATTTGGGTTTGATCCTAGGAGTTTTGACTATAAGGTTGTGAGAATTGTGTATGATTGTTTAGATTCTAAAAGGGTTATCGAAATTGTTGATGTTTTTGCTCTGAGCACAGGGGAGTGGCACAACATTACTGCTTCTGCGCCGCCTTATGTCATCAAAGAAAGTTCTGCGACTGCCTATGTGAATGGAGCAATTCATTGGATTGGATATTATGATGCAAGTCATGTGGAAAGATTAGTTTCGCGATTGATTATTGCGGTGTTTGACTTGCATGATGAGGTGTTTAAGGAGATTAAATTGCCGAGTGAGATGATGAAAGAAGCTATTGGAGTTGGACATGATGACAGGCAGAAGATTTCGATTGGAGTGGTCAGGAACTCACTTGCTTTACTGCATTATCATTCAAATTCGAGGAATGATATGAGTATTTTCTATGGATGTACTGTATGGGTGATGAATGAGTACGGTGCAATGGAGTCTTGGGCAAGgctttttaatattcatttcgTTGCAGGTGTGGGGAAGATATTAGGGATTAGGAGAAATGGGGATATCCTTGTAGTGGCAGCGCAAAACTGGGAGTTGTGTTCCGTGAATCTTGGCAGTCGCCCAGCCGAGAATCTGAACTTTATTGGCCATCGTCCAACCAAGAATCTGAACATTCATGGTGCTCATTCGTCTTTTTACACAGAAACTTTCATGGAGTGTCTAGTTATATACAAGAAAGTTAATGGGGTTCCAACAATGTCTACAAATTCTGCCGCAACTACTTCCACACAGGCACTTTGCGTTGGGACAAGCAGAGGGTAA